One genomic region from Haloterrigena gelatinilytica encodes:
- a CDS encoding bifunctional 4-hydroxy-2-oxoglutarate aldolase/2-dehydro-3-deoxy-phosphogluconate aldolase has product MTDRRTVRDRLVESGVVAVLRGVDEEQIVPVARAMHEAGVEALEVTADGTRAAEKIAAVDRELADTDAVVGAGTVLDAPTAQSAIDAGASFVVSPHTEPDVVRTCNRRGVLVAPGVMTPTEAVTAMEAGADLLKMFPASTVGPGHIGALAGPLGDVDIIPTGGVSRDNVADFFDAGAVAVGAGGAIVDDEAIADGDMDRVRETAASFVEAVEAARDE; this is encoded by the coding sequence ATGACCGACCGGCGAACCGTCAGGGACCGGCTCGTCGAGAGCGGCGTCGTCGCGGTCCTCCGCGGCGTCGACGAAGAGCAGATCGTCCCTGTCGCGCGGGCGATGCACGAGGCCGGCGTCGAGGCGCTCGAGGTCACGGCGGACGGGACGCGCGCGGCGGAGAAGATCGCGGCCGTCGACCGGGAGCTCGCGGACACCGACGCGGTCGTCGGCGCGGGGACCGTCCTCGACGCGCCGACCGCCCAGTCCGCGATCGACGCGGGCGCGTCGTTCGTCGTCTCGCCCCACACCGAACCGGACGTGGTGCGGACCTGCAACCGGCGCGGCGTCCTCGTCGCCCCCGGCGTCATGACGCCGACGGAGGCCGTGACGGCGATGGAGGCCGGCGCGGACCTCCTCAAGATGTTCCCCGCGTCGACGGTCGGGCCGGGCCACATCGGCGCGCTCGCGGGGCCGCTGGGCGACGTCGACATCATTCCGACGGGCGGCGTCTCGCGGGACAACGTCGCCGACTTCTTCGACGCCGGCGCGGTGGCCGTCGGCGCCGGCGGCGCCATCGTCGACGACGAAGCGATCGCCGACGGCGACATGGATCGGGTTCGCGAGACCGCCGCCTCGTTCGTCGAGGCGGTCGAGGCGGCGCGCGACGAGTAG
- a CDS encoding S1C family serine protease codes for MPLVGVATGVTPDLDQCTRRRLLGAVGAAGAAAAVGLGTTGGGTAQNETDGSNATTQENGGADVDSPYTDTYRETIDSVVLVTISGSGLRGGGGGGIGTGFVIDDEHIVTNNHVVQNASEGGIEVQFSNQEWRPASIVGTDAYSDLAVLRVDDLPDIAGELSLSEAEPVIGQEVLAIGNPLGFDASVSQGIVSGIDRSLPSPTGFSIPAAIQTDAPVNPGNSGGPLVSLEGDVLGVVFAGAAQTIGFAISARLANRVVPALIEDGTYEHPYMGVGVQPVGPEIADELGLEEANGVLVAEVVPNSPADGVLTPAGRRGPGSGDVIVAIDGEEIPNQDQLSAYLALETSPGDTIELEIVRDGEERTVELTLTERPNIERPGTGIPSGPSERPPATGP; via the coding sequence ATGCCGCTCGTCGGGGTGGCAACGGGCGTGACGCCAGACCTCGATCAGTGCACTCGCAGACGACTACTCGGCGCGGTCGGCGCGGCCGGTGCCGCAGCGGCGGTCGGTCTCGGCACCACCGGCGGCGGCACCGCACAGAACGAAACCGACGGTTCGAACGCGACGACTCAGGAGAACGGCGGCGCCGACGTCGACAGCCCGTACACGGACACGTATCGCGAGACGATCGATTCCGTCGTTCTGGTCACCATCTCCGGCAGCGGCCTCCGCGGCGGTGGCGGCGGCGGGATCGGCACGGGATTCGTCATCGACGACGAACACATCGTAACCAACAACCACGTCGTCCAGAACGCCAGCGAGGGCGGGATCGAAGTCCAGTTCAGTAACCAGGAGTGGCGCCCCGCCTCGATCGTCGGCACCGACGCCTACAGCGATCTCGCCGTCCTGCGCGTCGACGACCTGCCCGACATCGCCGGCGAGCTCTCGCTCTCGGAGGCCGAACCCGTGATCGGCCAGGAGGTGCTCGCGATCGGCAACCCGCTCGGGTTCGACGCGTCGGTCTCCCAGGGGATCGTCAGCGGGATCGACCGCTCGCTTCCCAGCCCCACCGGCTTCTCGATTCCGGCCGCGATCCAGACCGACGCGCCGGTCAACCCCGGCAACAGCGGCGGGCCGCTGGTGAGCCTCGAGGGCGACGTCCTCGGCGTCGTCTTCGCTGGGGCCGCCCAGACCATCGGCTTCGCGATCTCCGCGCGCCTCGCGAACCGGGTCGTCCCCGCGCTCATCGAGGACGGAACGTACGAACACCCCTACATGGGCGTCGGCGTGCAACCGGTCGGGCCGGAGATCGCCGACGAACTCGGCCTCGAGGAAGCCAACGGCGTGCTGGTCGCCGAGGTCGTGCCGAACTCGCCCGCGGACGGCGTCCTCACGCCGGCCGGTCGCCGCGGTCCGGGAAGCGGCGACGTGATCGTCGCCATCGACGGCGAGGAGATCCCGAATCAAGATCAGCTCTCGGCGTATCTCGCCCTCGAGACCTCGCCCGGGGACACGATCGAACTCGAGATCGTCCGGGACGGCGAGGAGCGAACCGTGGAGTTGACGCTCACGGAGCGGCCGAACATCGAACGACCGGGAACCGGGATCCCGAGCGGCCCGAGCGAGCGACCGCCGGCGACGGGGCCGTAA
- a CDS encoding protein translocase SEC61 complex subunit gamma — MDVPYDLTSYVRVLKMATTPTTEEFLQVSKIAGAGVLLIGLMGFIIGGIMLFLTGGGF, encoded by the coding sequence ATGGACGTTCCGTACGACCTGACCTCGTACGTTCGGGTGTTGAAGATGGCGACGACACCCACGACTGAGGAATTCCTCCAGGTTTCGAAGATCGCTGGCGCAGGTGTCCTACTAATCGGGCTGATGGGCTTCATCATCGGTGGGATCATGCTGTTCCTGACCGGCGGTGGTTTCTGA
- a CDS encoding transcription elongation factor Spt5 — protein sequence MGIYAVKTTASQERTVADMIINREEPEIHAALAPDSLTSYVMVEAEGNAVLNRVLEDIPHARSIVPGTSDISEVEHFLSPKPDVEGIAEGDIVELIAGPFKGEKAQVQRIDEGKDQVTVELYEATVPIPVTVRGDQIRVLDSDER from the coding sequence ATGGGTATCTACGCCGTCAAGACCACGGCCAGTCAGGAGCGCACCGTCGCGGACATGATCATCAACCGCGAGGAGCCGGAGATCCACGCCGCGCTCGCGCCCGACTCGCTGACCTCCTACGTGATGGTCGAAGCCGAGGGGAACGCGGTCCTGAACCGCGTCCTTGAGGACATCCCGCACGCGCGCAGTATCGTCCCCGGCACCTCCGACATCTCGGAGGTCGAGCACTTCCTCTCGCCGAAGCCGGACGTCGAGGGGATCGCCGAGGGCGACATCGTCGAGCTCATCGCCGGTCCGTTCAAGGGCGAGAAGGCGCAGGTCCAGCGCATCGACGAAGGCAAGGATCAGGTTACGGTCGAACTGTACGAGGCCACGGTTCCGATTCCGGTCACGGTTCGGGGCGACCAGATTCGCGTGCTCGACAGTGACGAGCGCTAA
- a CDS encoding lipase family protein has protein sequence MPSKEHSNSTARNSAPTSGGSISRRRLLGTAATTIVAGAGASAASGSAAADTDGIAELDFRDGVPAVTDAPQDEAEIVFKIHGYTSSSASVERAATFRDTARAVGYDEPVAAVTWDDGGLPTTAIQSARDTGYPFAAWLADYVDANPSTTIRILGHSMGGIVQLETLAAIDGEFTVATADSIGSYEASDAPCEDGDFFDAIRTSAEAVHNYYSTNDAVARLGSGPADCGGWFGDGTTPDNYADVDVSDSVSDHSAYREATGCVAAIVDNY, from the coding sequence ATGCCATCGAAGGAACACTCGAATTCGACGGCGAGGAACAGCGCACCGACGAGCGGCGGTTCGATCTCGCGGCGACGGCTCCTCGGGACCGCGGCGACGACTATCGTCGCAGGTGCCGGAGCGAGCGCCGCGTCGGGATCGGCCGCGGCCGACACCGACGGAATCGCGGAGCTCGACTTTCGGGACGGCGTTCCGGCCGTCACCGATGCGCCGCAAGACGAAGCCGAGATCGTGTTCAAGATCCACGGCTACACGAGCTCGTCGGCCAGCGTCGAGCGGGCCGCGACGTTCCGAGACACGGCGAGGGCCGTCGGCTACGACGAGCCCGTCGCGGCGGTCACCTGGGACGACGGCGGCCTGCCGACGACGGCGATCCAGAGCGCGAGGGATACCGGCTACCCGTTCGCCGCCTGGCTGGCCGACTACGTCGACGCGAATCCGTCGACGACGATCCGGATCCTCGGCCACTCCATGGGCGGGATCGTCCAGCTGGAAACGCTCGCGGCCATCGACGGCGAGTTCACGGTCGCGACGGCCGACAGCATCGGTTCGTACGAGGCGTCCGACGCGCCCTGCGAGGACGGCGACTTCTTCGACGCCATCCGGACCTCGGCCGAAGCGGTCCACAACTACTACTCGACGAACGACGCCGTCGCCAGGCTGGGGAGCGGTCCGGCGGACTGCGGCGGCTGGTTCGGCGACGGCACCACGCCGGACAACTACGCCGACGTCGACGTGAGCGATTCGGTCTCGGACCACTCCGCCTACAGGGAGGCGACCGGCTGCGTGGCGGCGATCGTCGACAACTACTGA
- a CDS encoding DUF7565 family protein: MAWECGIDGCGAVFEDVEATVVHQATEHERRECKVCGTVVPDGYLAIRHAFTEHSRAEYVRAYGASSEAVREREELLEEIESVADMQAIATELKR; encoded by the coding sequence ATGGCCTGGGAATGCGGAATCGACGGCTGCGGTGCGGTGTTCGAGGACGTCGAGGCGACCGTCGTCCATCAGGCGACGGAACACGAACGGCGGGAGTGTAAGGTCTGTGGCACCGTCGTCCCCGACGGCTATCTCGCGATTCGACACGCCTTCACCGAACACAGCCGGGCCGAGTACGTCCGCGCCTACGGCGCGAGTTCCGAGGCGGTCCGCGAGCGCGAAGAGTTGCTCGAGGAGATCGAGTCGGTCGCGGACATGCAGGCGATCGCCACGGAGCTGAAACGGTAG
- a CDS encoding PHP domain-containing protein translates to MSERAPAETRIDCHVKVLDDRVVERAIDAGLDAIVYAPHFTRVPEIRREAATYSTDRLRVIPGREVFTGSWHERKHVLAVGLEEPVPDFIPLETAMDEFERQDAAVLAPHPEFATVGLTEADLRQYRDLVDAVEIFNPKHFPSNNRRARELAETLDIAPFTSSYAHLPGSVGVAHTAFDAAIDSEADLVDALENDVSRRVVYRNGGRRWKTTAAELAHLCYENTWEKVDRLFLSGTEPTHPHHIAYDGRFDDVSVY, encoded by the coding sequence GTGAGCGAGCGAGCGCCAGCGGAGACGCGAATCGACTGCCACGTGAAGGTGCTCGACGACCGGGTCGTCGAGCGAGCCATCGACGCCGGGCTCGACGCGATCGTGTACGCGCCCCACTTCACGCGGGTTCCCGAGATCCGTCGCGAGGCGGCCACGTACTCCACCGACCGGCTCCGCGTCATCCCCGGTCGCGAGGTGTTCACCGGGTCGTGGCACGAGCGCAAACACGTTCTCGCCGTCGGCCTCGAGGAGCCGGTGCCGGACTTCATCCCGCTCGAGACGGCGATGGACGAGTTCGAGCGACAGGACGCCGCCGTGCTGGCGCCCCACCCCGAGTTCGCAACCGTGGGCCTGACCGAGGCGGACCTGCGTCAGTACCGGGATCTCGTCGACGCCGTCGAGATCTTCAATCCGAAGCACTTCCCGTCGAACAATCGACGCGCCCGAGAACTCGCCGAAACGCTCGATATCGCGCCGTTTACGTCGTCGTACGCACACCTTCCGGGATCGGTCGGCGTCGCCCACACCGCGTTCGACGCGGCGATCGATTCCGAGGCCGATCTCGTCGACGCGCTCGAGAACGACGTCTCGCGACGTGTCGTCTACCGGAACGGCGGTCGGCGGTGGAAAACGACGGCCGCCGAACTCGCGCATCTCTGTTACGAAAACACCTGGGAGAAGGTCGACCGGCTCTTCCTCTCGGGGACGGAGCCGACCCACCCACACCACATCGCCTACGACGGGCGGTTCGACGACGTCTCCGTCTACTGA
- a CDS encoding dodecin family protein: MGETVKVIQLTGNSTESWEDAAQNALDDADETLENISGIEIESQTADVEGGTIERYRTTLDVAFVLEGR, encoded by the coding sequence ATGGGAGAGACAGTCAAGGTCATCCAGCTGACCGGAAACTCGACCGAGTCGTGGGAAGACGCCGCACAGAACGCCCTCGACGACGCCGACGAGACCCTCGAGAACATCAGCGGGATCGAGATCGAATCGCAGACCGCGGACGTCGAGGGCGGGACGATCGAGCGGTACCGGACGACCCTCGACGTGGCCTTCGTCCTCGAGGGACGATAG
- a CDS encoding Mut7-C RNAse domain-containing protein, whose amino-acid sequence MQLLLDVMCGGLDAYLRMCDHDTVYAGDRGLEADDALLALARDEDRTLVTRDVALAARADDAILLESRDVEDQLSALAAAGVELTLAAEPRFCGRCNGRLERVESTATTPEYAPDPAETAVWRCQDCGQHFWRGSHWDRVARTLSKIGGNGDDPNEDG is encoded by the coding sequence ATGCAACTGCTCCTCGACGTCATGTGCGGCGGTCTCGATGCCTACCTCCGGATGTGCGACCACGACACCGTCTACGCCGGCGACCGCGGCCTCGAGGCCGACGACGCGCTGCTCGCGCTCGCTCGAGACGAAGACCGAACCCTGGTCACGCGGGACGTCGCCCTCGCGGCCCGCGCCGACGATGCGATCCTGCTCGAGTCCCGCGACGTCGAGGACCAGTTATCGGCGCTCGCCGCCGCGGGGGTCGAGCTGACGCTCGCCGCCGAACCGCGGTTCTGCGGCCGCTGTAACGGTCGCCTCGAGCGCGTCGAATCGACGGCGACGACGCCCGAGTACGCGCCCGACCCCGCCGAGACCGCCGTCTGGCGCTGTCAGGACTGCGGCCAGCACTTCTGGCGGGGCAGTCACTGGGACCGCGTCGCGCGAACGCTCTCGAAAATCGGGGGGAACGGCGACGATCCGAACGAAGACGGATAG
- the polX gene encoding DNA polymerase/3'-5' exonuclease PolX, which produces MATNAEIAGRFEEFADLLEANDVEYKPRAYRRAAENIGAHPVPIADRVEAGDEEILEEIDGVGDAIASKVVEYVETGEIEELEELRAELPIDIADITRIEGVGPKTAGKLYRELGIETLDDLEEAAEAGEIQEVKGFGPKTEQNIRENIDFAREVGQRQLLGEARPLADDVLAFLRGLEAVERCEVAGSIRRWRETIGDVDALVATEDGEAVIEAFVGWDSVDSEIESGPEKASVRVGEIRVDLRVVVPEEFGSALQYFTGSKDHNVALRNYAIDRGMKLNEYGAFDVSDVEDHEAGQRVGERVAGETEEGMYEALGLPWIPPELREDRGEIAAAENGDLPDLLERDDIRGDLHTHTEWSDGNTPIEAMVDAAAELGYDYYGVADHAEGPGIVGGMGLSDTEILEQVEAIREVAAAADVEVLAGIEANVDADGEIGLTEEVIEALDVIVASTHSALSQDAETATERLVRAAENPAIDVLGHPSGRLLNERSGLEFDAAALGAAAAEHGTALEVNANPRRLDLWGSAVQAALEEGAPIAVNTDAHQPSTLEYMRWGVHTARRGWAEPEDVINTWELDELREFLH; this is translated from the coding sequence ATGGCGACCAACGCCGAAATCGCCGGCCGATTCGAGGAGTTCGCCGACCTGCTCGAGGCCAATGACGTCGAGTACAAGCCCCGCGCCTACCGGCGCGCGGCCGAGAACATCGGCGCTCATCCCGTCCCGATCGCCGACCGCGTCGAGGCCGGCGACGAGGAGATACTGGAGGAGATCGACGGCGTCGGCGACGCCATCGCCTCGAAGGTCGTCGAGTACGTCGAAACCGGCGAGATCGAGGAACTCGAGGAACTGCGCGCGGAGCTCCCGATCGACATCGCCGACATCACGCGCATCGAGGGCGTCGGCCCCAAGACCGCGGGGAAACTCTACCGCGAACTGGGGATCGAGACGCTGGACGACCTCGAAGAGGCCGCCGAGGCAGGCGAGATTCAGGAGGTCAAGGGCTTCGGCCCGAAAACCGAACAGAACATCCGCGAGAACATCGACTTCGCGCGGGAGGTCGGTCAGCGGCAGTTGCTGGGCGAGGCCCGGCCGCTCGCCGACGACGTGCTCGCGTTCCTCCGCGGCCTCGAGGCGGTCGAGCGCTGCGAGGTCGCCGGCTCGATCCGGCGCTGGCGCGAGACGATCGGCGACGTGGACGCCCTCGTCGCGACCGAGGACGGCGAGGCCGTGATCGAGGCGTTCGTCGGCTGGGACTCGGTCGACAGCGAGATCGAGTCCGGCCCGGAGAAGGCCAGCGTCCGCGTCGGCGAGATCCGGGTCGACCTGCGGGTGGTCGTCCCCGAGGAGTTCGGCTCCGCGCTGCAGTACTTCACTGGGAGCAAGGACCACAACGTCGCGCTTCGCAACTACGCGATCGACCGCGGGATGAAGCTGAACGAGTACGGCGCCTTCGACGTGAGCGATGTCGAGGACCACGAGGCAGGGCAGCGCGTCGGCGAGCGCGTCGCCGGCGAGACCGAGGAGGGGATGTACGAGGCCCTCGGCCTTCCCTGGATCCCGCCGGAACTCCGCGAGGATCGCGGCGAGATCGCCGCCGCCGAGAACGGCGACCTGCCGGACTTACTCGAGCGCGACGATATCCGCGGCGACCTCCACACCCACACCGAGTGGTCCGACGGGAACACCCCGATCGAGGCGATGGTCGACGCCGCCGCGGAGCTGGGCTACGACTACTACGGCGTCGCCGACCACGCCGAGGGCCCCGGCATCGTCGGCGGGATGGGGCTCTCGGACACCGAAATCCTCGAACAGGTCGAGGCGATCCGCGAGGTCGCCGCCGCCGCGGACGTCGAGGTCCTCGCCGGCATCGAAGCTAACGTCGACGCCGACGGCGAGATCGGTCTCACCGAGGAGGTGATCGAGGCGCTGGACGTGATCGTCGCCTCGACCCACAGCGCGCTCAGCCAAGATGCGGAGACGGCCACCGAGCGGCTCGTCCGCGCCGCCGAGAACCCGGCGATCGACGTGCTCGGCCATCCCAGCGGTCGCCTGCTCAACGAGCGCTCGGGACTGGAGTTCGACGCCGCCGCGCTCGGCGCGGCCGCGGCCGAACACGGCACCGCCCTCGAGGTCAACGCGAACCCGCGCCGACTCGACCTCTGGGGCAGCGCCGTCCAGGCCGCCCTCGAGGAGGGCGCCCCGATCGCCGTCAACACCGACGCCCACCAGCCGTCGACGCTCGAGTACATGCGCTGGGGCGTCCACACCGCCCGGCGCGGCTGGGCCGAGCCCGAGGACGTCATCAACACCTGGGAGCTCGACGAACTGCGCGAGTTCCTCCACTGA
- a CDS encoding DUF5788 family protein, which yields MQEYERKQLLERVEREGATVGADIPETITVQGEEIDLRTFVFEIKRRETIPSGERDRVEQAKRNLRRERLERLEAIEEGDITREKGEELAGSIIGIDRALNALESLGPTDLEREQQAQRAQDRKRWMSFLKKALGEDDGGASRRGR from the coding sequence GTGCAAGAGTACGAGCGCAAGCAGTTGCTCGAGCGCGTCGAGCGCGAGGGGGCGACCGTCGGCGCGGACATCCCGGAGACGATCACGGTCCAGGGCGAGGAGATCGACCTCCGAACCTTCGTCTTCGAGATCAAGCGCCGCGAGACGATCCCCTCGGGCGAGCGCGACCGCGTCGAGCAGGCCAAACGGAACCTGCGACGGGAACGCCTCGAGCGCCTCGAGGCCATCGAGGAGGGCGACATCACCCGCGAGAAGGGCGAGGAACTCGCGGGGAGCATCATCGGCATCGATCGCGCGTTGAACGCCCTCGAGAGCCTCGGCCCGACGGACCTCGAGCGCGAACAGCAGGCCCAGCGTGCCCAGGACCGCAAGCGCTGGATGTCGTTCCTGAAGAAGGCGCTCGGAGAGGACGACGGCGGCGCCTCGCGGAGGGGTCGGTAG
- a CDS encoding rhomboid family intramembrane serine protease, whose product MAKCDVCGKDESMPYNCRHCGGTFCADHRLPENHDCTGLQDWNDPQGVFDSGFDDSVNGGGGTSKASSLADKIPINTGAGGPLAYFRGNMTYTFLALIWLTFLAQLIVGLFGSRTLYESLFLLTSWNVEYVWTWVTSIFSHSTNNLMHIVGNSIVIFFFGPLVERYVGSRDFAILFVVSGVLAGLSQVLISIAQGYPTAVLGASGAALAIMGVLTILNPDLKVYLYFILPVPIWLLTAGYALISITFLSGVIGGGGGIAHGAHLVGLAIGLAYGQYIKQNRNVSAPNRLEFGGGGGPGGPGGRRRF is encoded by the coding sequence ATGGCCAAGTGCGACGTGTGTGGCAAAGACGAAAGCATGCCCTACAACTGTCGGCACTGCGGGGGGACCTTCTGTGCCGACCACCGGCTGCCGGAGAACCACGACTGTACCGGGCTCCAGGACTGGAACGACCCCCAGGGAGTCTTCGACAGCGGCTTCGACGACTCGGTCAACGGCGGTGGCGGGACCTCGAAGGCCTCGAGCCTCGCTGACAAGATCCCGATAAACACGGGTGCCGGCGGACCGTTAGCCTACTTCCGCGGGAACATGACCTACACGTTCCTCGCGCTGATCTGGCTCACGTTCCTCGCTCAGTTGATCGTGGGGCTGTTCGGGAGCCGCACCCTCTACGAGTCGCTGTTCCTGCTGACGTCCTGGAACGTCGAATACGTCTGGACGTGGGTCACGTCTATCTTCTCCCACAGCACGAATAACTTGATGCACATCGTCGGAAACAGCATCGTGATCTTCTTCTTCGGCCCGCTCGTCGAGCGGTACGTCGGGTCGAGGGATTTCGCGATCCTGTTCGTCGTCAGCGGCGTCCTCGCCGGGCTCAGTCAGGTCTTGATTTCGATCGCACAGGGGTACCCGACCGCCGTCCTCGGAGCCAGCGGCGCCGCACTCGCTATCATGGGCGTCCTGACGATCCTGAACCCCGATCTCAAGGTCTACCTGTACTTCATTCTCCCGGTCCCGATCTGGCTGCTCACGGCCGGCTACGCCCTCATCAGCATCACCTTCCTCTCCGGCGTGATCGGCGGCGGCGGCGGGATCGCACACGGCGCCCACCTCGTCGGCCTCGCGATCGGCCTCGCCTACGGCCAGTACATCAAGCAAAACCGGAACGTCAGCGCGCCGAACCGACTCGAGTTCGGAGGCGGTGGCGGTCCGGGCGGTCCCGGCGGTCGCCGTCGGTTCTAA
- a CDS encoding endonuclease V, whose protein sequence is MPTARPDLVPDASLERDDMEAMQREIADAAAFEDDFDFDPATLGDPLAAASSGADPPTVVGVDQSFLTNEAGDQDRALSAVVAMRGGEVIERVHAVTPLDIPYIPGLLSFREGRPILAALEELSVDPDLILFDGSGRIHFRQAGIATHMGVVRDVPSIGVAKSLLCGTPAGDTENLPEGVRVPIEANSRVDAPDGTLLGYAVQTRQYDSPNRYINPLYVSPGHRVGPETAADAALALASSYKLPEPVRLADNYADEAKRNLDGGT, encoded by the coding sequence ATGCCCACGGCCCGGCCCGACCTCGTTCCCGACGCCTCGCTCGAGCGCGACGACATGGAAGCCATGCAGCGCGAAATCGCCGACGCCGCGGCGTTCGAGGACGACTTCGACTTCGATCCCGCGACCCTCGGCGATCCGCTCGCGGCGGCCTCGAGCGGCGCGGACCCGCCCACCGTCGTCGGCGTCGATCAGTCGTTTCTCACGAACGAGGCGGGCGATCAGGACCGCGCCCTGAGCGCCGTCGTCGCCATGCGCGGCGGCGAGGTGATCGAGCGCGTCCACGCCGTGACGCCCCTCGATATTCCCTACATTCCGGGGCTTCTCTCCTTCCGCGAGGGACGGCCGATCCTCGCGGCGCTCGAGGAACTCTCGGTCGACCCCGATCTGATCCTCTTCGACGGCAGCGGCCGCATCCACTTCCGGCAGGCGGGCATCGCGACCCACATGGGCGTCGTCCGCGACGTACCCAGCATCGGCGTCGCGAAGAGCCTGCTCTGTGGCACCCCGGCGGGAGACACCGAGAACCTCCCCGAAGGAGTTCGCGTGCCGATCGAGGCGAACTCGAGGGTCGACGCGCCCGACGGCACGCTGCTGGGCTACGCGGTCCAGACGCGCCAGTACGACTCGCCGAACCGGTACATCAACCCGCTGTACGTCAGCCCCGGCCACCGCGTCGGTCCCGAAACGGCGGCCGACGCCGCGCTCGCGCTCGCCTCGTCGTACAAACTCCCCGAACCCGTCCGACTCGCGGACAACTACGCGGACGAGGCGAAGCGGAACCTCGACGGGGGCACCTGA
- a CDS encoding universal stress protein, giving the protein MTGATTERPILVAVANPEHAAQLVRTAGDLARASGSAVRIVSIVVKSRDSPFAVYSDEAIIERYSGRSRDIVDRAVDVAPDDVAVSGELVVSQSVADGILTAVERTDPRALVVGWEDRTRRTNAVLGTTVDRLLERAPCDLYVERIGSEADGVDSILVPVAGGPHVGPAVGVAKAIASRNDATVVLRSVVDSDTDPAAAREFLADAAASLEAAPGPSVRTESLVDEGDDVAERLVEITADYDVLVFGATRQGAIHRRLVGSIPRTVARRTDRTMILARDGETVGGPIRRRIRRLLPTA; this is encoded by the coding sequence ATGACCGGCGCGACGACGGAACGCCCGATACTGGTCGCGGTCGCGAATCCCGAGCACGCCGCCCAGTTAGTCCGGACGGCCGGCGACCTCGCTCGAGCGAGCGGGAGCGCGGTCCGGATCGTCTCGATCGTCGTCAAGTCCCGCGACTCGCCCTTCGCCGTCTACTCGGACGAGGCGATCATCGAACGGTACTCGGGGCGCAGTCGGGATATCGTCGACCGCGCGGTCGACGTCGCGCCCGACGACGTCGCCGTCTCCGGCGAACTGGTCGTCAGCCAATCCGTCGCGGACGGGATCCTCACGGCGGTCGAACGGACCGATCCGCGGGCGCTCGTCGTCGGCTGGGAGGACCGGACGCGTCGCACGAACGCCGTCCTCGGGACGACGGTCGATCGCCTCCTCGAGCGGGCCCCCTGTGACCTCTACGTCGAGCGCATCGGCAGCGAAGCCGACGGCGTCGACTCGATCCTGGTCCCGGTCGCGGGCGGTCCGCACGTCGGTCCGGCGGTCGGCGTGGCGAAAGCGATCGCTTCGCGCAACGACGCGACCGTGGTCCTCCGGTCGGTCGTCGATTCCGACACCGACCCGGCCGCGGCGCGCGAGTTCCTCGCGGACGCGGCGGCGTCCCTCGAGGCGGCGCCGGGTCCGAGCGTTCGGACGGAGTCGCTGGTCGACGAGGGCGACGACGTCGCCGAGCGACTGGTCGAGATCACGGCCGACTACGACGTGCTCGTATTCGGCGCGACGCGCCAGGGGGCGATTCACCGCCGCCTCGTCGGGTCGATCCCGCGGACGGTGGCGCGTCGGACCGACCGAACGATGATCCTCGCCCGCGACGGCGAAACCGTCGGCGGGCCGATCCGCCGCCGGATTCGGCGGCTCCTGCCGACGGCGTAG